In Procambarus clarkii isolate CNS0578487 chromosome 13, FALCON_Pclarkii_2.0, whole genome shotgun sequence, the following are encoded in one genomic region:
- the LOC138364242 gene encoding trophinin-like isoform X2, whose translation MYFFLFLNFLFVNLVTTYFRISCFAFMKVQFTSVLLSLGLSVWYLLLPRLVPFCLLLPGLVLFSLLLLGLVPFSLLLPGLVPFSLLVPGLVPFSLLVPGLVPFSLLLPGLVPFSLLVPGLVPFSLLLPRFGTFLSTGPRFRTILSTGPRFGTFLSTAPRFGTILSTPRFGTILSTPRFGTFLSTAPRFGTFLSTAPRFGTILSTAPRFGTFLSTAPRFGTFLSTGPRFCTFLSIASRFGTILSTGPRFGTFLSTASRFGTFLSTGPRFRTILSTGPRFGTFLSTAPRFGTFLSTAPRFGTILSTAPRFGTFLSTAPRFGTFLSTAPRFGTFLSTAPRFGTFLSTAPRFGTFSL comes from the exons ATgtatttctttctctttctcaacTTTCTTTTTGTGAATCTAGTAACTACTTATTTTAGGATTTCTTGTTTTGCATTTATGAAAGTGCAGTTTACCTCCGTGCTATTGTCACTTGGATTGTCAGTTTGGTATTTACTACTTCCACGTTTGGTACCTTTCTGTCTACTGCTACCAGGTTTGGTACTTTTCTCTCTACTGCTTCTAGGTTTGGTACCTTTCTCTCTACTGCTACCAGGTTTGGTACCTTTCTCTCTACTGGTCCCAGGTTTGGTACCTTTCTCTCTACTGGTCCCAGGTTTGGTACCTTTCTCTCTACTGCTCCCAGGTTTGGTACCATTCTCTCTACTGGTCCCAGGTTTGGTACCTTTCTCTCTACTGCTTCCCAGGTTTGGTACCTTTCTCTCTACTGGTCCCAGGTTTCGTACCATTCTCTCTACTGGTCCCAGGTTTGGTACCTTTCTCTCTACTGCTCCCAGGTTTGGTACCATTCTCTCTACTCCCAGGTTTGGTACCATTCTCTCTACTCCCAGGTTTGGTACCTTTCTCTCTACTGCTCCCAGGTTTGGTACCTTTCTCTCTACTGCTCCCAGGTTTGGTACCATTCTCTCTACTGCTCCCAGGTTTGGTACCTTTCTCTCTACTGCTCCCAGGTTTGGTACCTTTCTCTCTACTGGTCCCAGGTTTTGTACTTTTCTCTCTATAGCTTCCAGGTTTGGTACCATTCTCTCTACTGGTCCCAGGTTTGGTACTTTTCTCTCTACAGCTTCCAGGTTTGGTACCTTTCTCTCTACTGGTCCCAGGTTTCGTACCATTCTCTCTACTGGTCCCAG GTTTGGTACCTTTCTCTCTACTGCTCCCAGGTTTGGTACCTTTCTCTCTACTGCTCCCAGGTTTGGTACCATTCTCTCTACTGCTCCCAGGTTTGGTACCTTTCTCTCTACTGCTCCCAGGTTTGGTACCTTTCTCTCTACTGCTCCCAGGTTTGGTACCTTTCTCTCTACTGCTCCCAGGTTTGGTACCTTTCTCTCTACTGCTCCAAGGTTTGGTACCTTTTCTTTGTGA
- the LOC138364242 gene encoding trophinin-like isoform X1, with translation MYFFLFLNFLFVNLVTTYFRISCFAFMKVQFTSVLLSLGLSVWYLLLPRLVPFCLLLPGLVLFSLLLLGLVPFSLLLPGLVPFSLLVPGLVPFSLLVPGLVPFSLLLPGLVPFSLLVPGLVPFSLLLPRFGTFLSTGPRFRTILSTGPRFGTFLSTAPRFGTFLSTAPRFGTILSTAPRFGTFLSTAPRFGTFLSTGPRFCTFLSIASRFGTILSTGPRFGTFLSTASRFGTFLSTGPRFRTILSTGPRFGTFLSTAPRFGTILSTPRFGTILSTPRFGTFLSTAPRFGTFLSTAPRFGTILSTAPRFGTFLSTAPRFGTFLSTAPRFGTFLSTAPRFGTFLSTAPRFGTFSL, from the exons ATgtatttctttctctttctcaacTTTCTTTTTGTGAATCTAGTAACTACTTATTTTAGGATTTCTTGTTTTGCATTTATGAAAGTGCAGTTTACCTCCGTGCTATTGTCACTTGGATTGTCAGTTTGGTATTTACTACTTCCACGTTTGGTACCTTTCTGTCTACTGCTACCAGGTTTGGTACTTTTCTCTCTACTGCTTCTAGGTTTGGTACCTTTCTCTCTACTGCTACCAGGTTTGGTACCTTTCTCTCTACTGGTCCCAGGTTTGGTACCTTTCTCTCTACTGGTCCCAGGTTTGGTACCTTTCTCTCTACTGCTCCCAGGTTTGGTACCATTCTCTCTACTGGTCCCAGGTTTGGTACCTTTCTCTCTACTGCTTCCCAGGTTTGGTACCTTTCTCTCTACTGGTCCCAGGTTTCGTACCATTCTCTCTACTGGTCCCAG GTTTGGTACCTTTCTCTCTACTGCTCCCAGGTTTGGTACCTTTCTCTCTACTGCTCCCAGGTTTGGTACCATTCTCTCTACTGCTCCCAGGTTTGGTACCTTTCTCTCTACTGCTCCCAGGTTTGGTACCTTTCTCTCTACTGGTCCCAGGTTTTGTACTTTTCTCTCTATAGCTTCCAGGTTTGGTACCATTCTCTCTACTGGTCCCAGGTTTGGTACTTTTCTCTCTACAGCTTCCAGGTTTGGTACCTTTCTCTCTACTGGTCCCAGGTTTCGTACCATTCTCTCTACTGGTCCCAGGTTTGGTACCTTTCTCTCTACTGCTCCCAGGTTTGGTACCATTCTCTCTACTCCCAGGTTTGGTACCATTCTCTCTACTCCCAGGTTTGGTACCTTTCTCTCTACTGCTCCCAGGTTTGGTACCTTTCTCTCTACTGCTCCCAGGTTTGGTACCATTCTCTCTACTGCTCCCAGGTTTGGTACCTTTCTCTCTACTGCTCCCAGGTTTGGTACCTTTCTCTCTACTGCTCCCAGGTTTGGTACCTTTCTCTCTACTGCTCCCAGGTTTGGTACCTTTCTCTCTACTGCTCCAAGGTTTGGTACCTTTTCTTTGTGA